The DNA window GAGAAATTCCGGGGAACGTCACCGTGGCTTTGGGGCTGGAGAGCTCCGATCCAGAAGTTCTGGCTACCGCCGTCCACAAAGGGTTCACCCCGGACGACATACGCAGGGCCGGGCTCCTGCTGAAAAGCCGCGGGATAGGCGTGAGGACTTATCTCCTTCTGAAAACCCCGTTCATGACCGAATCCATGGCTATCAGGGATTCTGTGGCTTCCGCCAGGTTCGCCGACGAATTCTCCGACGAGATCTCCGTCAACCCTCTCAACGTCCAGCACGGGACATATGTGGAGAGGCTGTGGAAGAGGGGCGAATTCAGGCCGCCTTGGATCTGGTCCCTGATCGAGGTTTTCAAGCAGCTTTCCGGCAGCGTACACGCCAGGCTGATGTCATCCCCATCGGGCGGAGGTTCCCAGAGAGGAGTCCACAATTGCGGCTCATGCGACAAAGCGGCGCTCGATGCCGTAGAAAAGTTCAGTTTCACCCAGGATCCCGCCGATTTGGAGGTATCCTGCCAGTGCAAGTGCAGATGGGAAGCTTACATGAGATCCGAGGATCTGCTCGGATCGCCGGCGGACCTCGACAGAGGCTTCGAAAACGAACTTACCCTTAGGATTGCGTGATTGTCATGGCAGATTTCGATATCAAGAAAGGATGGCTCAAGAACATAGAAGGGGACGGCCTGAGGAATCTCATGCAGGAAGTCTTCGGCAATGTCTCGGAGGAAGACGGGAAGTTCGTCTCTTCTTACGGGATAATGGAGAGGATCGAGGCCAAAATAGTCTCCAAAACGGTGTTGGACATCACGACTTCCAACAAAGACATCGATCCCACCCAAATCCCGGATGCAGAAGTCCTCGACAGCAAGAGGAAACTCAACGAGTTCGCCGAGAAGGCCACGGGATTCGATGCCAAAGCCCGCATGAAAAGGGCCCAGAAGAAAGCCAAAGAAGGCAAACTCTGATCATTTTCCGGGCGGAGGGTCCCATCCCCCCGTCCGAACCAAACCTCTCTTTTCGCCTCGGAGCCATCAAACCGTTATCCCGTTGGACTGCCAGGTTTAAATATAATATATTGATACCATC is part of the Candidatus Methanomethylophilaceae archaeon genome and encodes:
- a CDS encoding DUF5611 family protein; the encoded protein is MADFDIKKGWLKNIEGDGLRNLMQEVFGNVSEEDGKFVSSYGIMERIEAKIVSKTVLDITTSNKDIDPTQIPDAEVLDSKRKLNEFAEKATGFDAKARMKRAQKKAKEGKL
- a CDS encoding archaeosine biosynthesis radical SAM protein RaSEA, producing MKERRSPSELEALWKEDDMAGGEKVRAMVMIMRTSGCCWVKSGGCTMCGYREASLRDVSEEDLRKQLAQALSKYKGEPFVKIYTSGSFLDDNEVPPAVRAEIYSAFSGCKRLLFESRPEFITEDSVGEIPGNVTVALGLESSDPEVLATAVHKGFTPDDIRRAGLLLKSRGIGVRTYLLLKTPFMTESMAIRDSVASARFADEFSDEISVNPLNVQHGTYVERLWKRGEFRPPWIWSLIEVFKQLSGSVHARLMSSPSGGGSQRGVHNCGSCDKAALDAVEKFSFTQDPADLEVSCQCKCRWEAYMRSEDLLGSPADLDRGFENELTLRIA